The proteins below are encoded in one region of Firmicutes bacterium HGW-Firmicutes-1:
- a CDS encoding FMN-dependent NADH-azoreductase has product MSYHVLYISSSSKPEEFSTSKQVGRYMLNQLLQQHPDAIIEELDLYTANIPMFNYKLFSSRATLPPPEEYEKLSDEEKQQITRINELCDQFLRADRYIITAPMWSLFFPAILKQYLDCIIIQGKLIDVSTNHVKGLLDDKARKMVYIQSSGGTYPLIISWKLNQGAKYLEEIFGFLGVISFKKVLVEGVDSTDISKDEVMQYAKEDVDHLLRRF; this is encoded by the coding sequence ATGTCATATCATGTATTATACATTTCTTCAAGTTCAAAGCCAGAAGAATTTTCTACGAGTAAACAAGTGGGACGTTATATGTTAAATCAATTACTGCAACAACACCCAGATGCGATAATTGAGGAATTAGATTTATATACTGCCAATATACCAATGTTTAACTATAAGCTGTTTTCAAGTCGGGCAACATTACCACCGCCCGAAGAATATGAAAAATTATCTGATGAGGAAAAACAACAAATAACAAGAATCAATGAACTTTGCGATCAATTTTTGAGAGCAGATCGATATATTATTACTGCACCTATGTGGAGCCTTTTCTTTCCTGCAATTTTGAAACAGTATTTAGATTGCATCATTATTCAAGGAAAGCTAATTGACGTATCTACGAATCATGTGAAAGGTCTTTTAGATGATAAAGCAAGAAAAATGGTATACATTCAATCCTCAGGAGGAACCTATCCCTTGATAATTTCTTGGAAGCTTAATCAAGGTGCGAAATATTTGGAAGAAATTTTCGGCTTCTTGGGTGTCATAAGTTTTAAAAAGGTTTTGGTAGAAGGGGTAGATTCAACAGATATTTCAAAAGATGAAGTTATGCAATATGCAAAGGAAGATGTAGATCATCTACTAAGAAGGTTTTAA
- a CDS encoding citramalate synthase — MGKKVVIYDSTLRDGAQGEGISFSAGDKLKIVKALDEIGVDFIEAGNPGSNPKDLEFFQRVKDLSLNHSKLVAFGSTRRKGIKPEDDDNIKSLLSAETQYIAIFGKSWDFHVTDIINATLDENLTMIEDTIAYLVSKNKKVVFDAEHFFDGYKANKEYALSALRSAKKAGASSLVLCDTNGGCMPAEITEITKLVYKELDMTLGIHCHNDSGVAVANSIHAVEAGVTEVQGTFIGFGERCGNANLTTIIGNLQLKMGYECLTEENIENLTSTARFIAEVANISIDDNAPFVGRNAFTHKGGMHIDGVNKNSKSFEHVDPSAVGNTRRFLMSEVSGRSTILKKIQKIVPDIQKDSPETAAIIARLKELEHEGYQFEGAESTFELIIRKHLGKYKPFFELENFKIMGEKPGPGEEFGSYAMVKVNVDGHIKMTAAEGDGPVNALDKALREALEDFYPELKTVSLNDYKVRVLDSNKATAAKVRVLISSTDGANEWTTVGVSTDVIAASLIALVDSIEIKLLKELEKKMKSYF, encoded by the coding sequence ATGGGGAAAAAAGTAGTTATTTATGATTCAACATTACGGGATGGTGCACAGGGCGAAGGAATTTCTTTTTCAGCAGGAGATAAGCTAAAAATTGTAAAAGCGCTAGATGAAATAGGTGTTGATTTTATTGAAGCTGGTAATCCGGGTTCCAATCCAAAGGATTTAGAGTTCTTCCAAAGAGTAAAAGATCTTAGCCTAAACCATTCTAAGCTCGTTGCCTTTGGTAGCACAAGAAGAAAAGGTATAAAACCAGAAGATGACGACAATATCAAATCCTTATTAAGTGCTGAAACACAGTATATAGCGATATTTGGAAAAAGTTGGGATTTTCATGTAACAGATATTATCAATGCAACGCTAGATGAAAATCTTACTATGATTGAAGATACGATTGCATATTTAGTAAGTAAAAACAAAAAAGTAGTCTTTGATGCAGAACATTTCTTTGATGGTTATAAAGCAAATAAAGAATATGCTTTAAGTGCTTTAAGATCAGCTAAAAAAGCAGGTGCATCAAGTTTAGTATTATGTGATACAAATGGTGGATGTATGCCAGCTGAGATTACTGAAATTACGAAACTTGTCTATAAGGAACTTGATATGACATTGGGAATACATTGTCATAATGACAGCGGAGTGGCAGTTGCAAATTCTATACACGCTGTAGAAGCTGGTGTAACTGAAGTTCAAGGAACCTTTATTGGTTTTGGAGAACGCTGTGGGAATGCAAATCTTACTACAATCATTGGTAATCTTCAATTGAAGATGGGATATGAATGCCTAACGGAAGAAAACATAGAAAATTTAACCTCAACAGCTCGTTTTATTGCAGAAGTTGCGAACATTTCTATTGATGATAATGCACCTTTTGTGGGTAGAAATGCTTTCACACATAAGGGTGGCATGCATATAGATGGAGTTAATAAAAATTCTAAGAGCTTTGAACATGTTGATCCTTCTGCGGTAGGAAATACAAGAAGATTTCTTATGTCAGAAGTTTCTGGTAGAAGTACCATCCTTAAAAAAATACAAAAGATTGTTCCAGATATTCAAAAGGACTCTCCTGAAACAGCAGCCATCATTGCAAGATTAAAAGAATTAGAGCATGAAGGCTATCAATTTGAAGGAGCAGAAAGTACCTTTGAACTTATTATTAGAAAGCATCTTGGAAAATACAAACCATTTTTTGAATTGGAAAATTTTAAAATAATGGGGGAAAAACCTGGTCCAGGAGAAGAATTCGGCTCCTATGCTATGGTAAAGGTAAATGTTGATGGTCATATCAAAATGACTGCGGCTGAAGGTGATGGTCCAGTCAATGCACTAGATAAGGCGCTTCGTGAAGCTCTAGAAGATTTTTATCCTGAGCTAAAAACAGTTTCTCTGAACGACTATAAGGTACGTGTACTTGACAGTAATAAAGCAACTGCGGCAAAGGTAAGGGTTTTGATATCTTCAACAGATGGAGCAAATGAATGGACTACAGTAGGTGTTTCCACTGACGTTATTGCAGCAAGTTTAATTGCCTTAGTGGATTCAATTGAAATCAAATTGTTAAAAGAGCTTGAAAAGAAAATGAAAAGCTATTTTTAG
- a CDS encoding acetolactate synthase small subunit, translating into MKRHVLSVLVSNQSGVLSRVAGLFSRRGFNIDSLSVGETEHEDISRMTIVVTGDDLVLDQITKQLDKLHDVLYIKELTKDAAVYRELLLIKVQATNENRAAIIEITDIFRAKIIDVASESLVVEVTGDQAKLEAFINLIEPYGIKEFTRTGLTALQRGNKVIKDNIK; encoded by the coding sequence ATGAAAAGACATGTGCTATCAGTTTTAGTAAGTAACCAATCTGGGGTGTTAAGTCGAGTAGCAGGGCTATTTAGTAGAAGAGGCTTTAATATTGACAGCCTATCTGTTGGTGAAACAGAGCACGAAGACATCTCTAGAATGACGATTGTTGTGACGGGTGATGATTTAGTTCTCGATCAAATTACGAAGCAACTCGATAAGCTACACGATGTGCTTTACATTAAAGAGCTAACAAAGGACGCAGCGGTCTATAGGGAATTACTATTAATAAAAGTTCAAGCAACAAATGAAAATAGAGCAGCTATTATTGAAATAACAGATATATTTAGAGCTAAAATAATAGATGTGGCATCAGAATCTCTAGTAGTTGAAGTAACAGGAGATCAAGCAAAGCTAGAAGCTTTCATTAATTTGATTGAGCCTTATGGAATTAAGGAATTTACAAGAACAGGTTTAACAGCACTTCAAAGAGGTAATAAAGTGATCAAGGATAATATTAAATAA
- a CDS encoding ketol-acid reductoisomerase, which yields MATMFYEKDCNLDLLKGKTVAVIGYGSQGHAHALNLHESGVNVVVGLYEGSKSWALAEAAGLKVATAAEASKAADLIMILLPDEKQADIYRESIAPNLVAGNSLVFAHGFNIHYGQIQPPADVNVFMVAPKGPGHTVRSQYQEGKGVPCLIAIEQNATNAQDLALAYAAGIGGARAGILQTTFKEETETDLFGEQAVLCGGVSALMKAGFETLVEAGYQPESAYFECVHEMKLIIDLVVQGGLSYMRYSISDTAEFGDYAIGNRIITEETKKEMKKVLGEIQDGTFAKNWILENKANRPAFNSRRRIESEHQVEAVGKELRKMMSWMK from the coding sequence ATGGCAACAATGTTTTATGAAAAGGATTGTAATTTAGATTTATTAAAGGGAAAGACAGTAGCGGTTATTGGGTATGGTTCACAAGGTCATGCACATGCACTTAACTTACATGAATCAGGAGTTAATGTAGTCGTTGGTCTATATGAAGGAAGTAAATCATGGGCTTTGGCGGAAGCAGCAGGACTTAAAGTAGCTACTGCAGCAGAAGCATCAAAAGCAGCTGATCTTATTATGATTTTATTACCAGATGAAAAACAAGCTGATATTTATAGAGAAAGCATTGCTCCAAACTTAGTAGCTGGTAATTCCTTGGTATTTGCACATGGCTTTAACATCCATTATGGACAAATTCAACCACCAGCTGATGTTAACGTATTCATGGTTGCTCCAAAAGGACCTGGTCATACAGTTAGAAGTCAATATCAAGAAGGCAAAGGTGTTCCTTGCTTAATAGCGATAGAACAAAATGCAACTAACGCACAAGACCTAGCGCTTGCTTATGCAGCAGGTATTGGTGGTGCTAGAGCTGGTATTCTTCAAACAACTTTTAAAGAAGAAACTGAAACAGATCTTTTTGGAGAACAAGCAGTTCTTTGCGGTGGTGTTTCTGCACTTATGAAAGCAGGCTTTGAAACATTAGTTGAAGCAGGTTATCAACCAGAAAGCGCATATTTTGAATGTGTTCATGAAATGAAGTTAATCATCGACCTAGTTGTACAAGGTGGACTTAGCTATATGAGATACTCTATATCTGATACTGCAGAATTTGGAGATTATGCGATTGGTAATAGAATTATTACTGAAGAAACAAAGAAAGAAATGAAAAAGGTTCTTGGAGAAATTCAAGATGGAACCTTTGCTAAAAATTGGATTCTAGAAAACAAAGCGAATAGACCTGCATTTAATTCAAGAAGAAGAATTGAATCAGAACATCAAGTTGAAGCAGTGGGTAAAGAATTAAGAAAAATGATGAGCTGGATGAAATAA
- a CDS encoding FprA family A-type flavoprotein, whose protein sequence is MINTINVTENIYFIGVNDRETHLFENLWPLEQGVSYNSYLINDEKVAIFDTVKGSKLHDFLNNIENIIGDKKVEYLIINHMEPDHSGAIKAVKQKYPEITIVGNKKTIEILEDFYGKFEKYLIIDDGDVLDLGQHKLRFYLTPMVHWPETMMTYEETEKILFSADAFGGFGTLDGGIFDDEINLDFYVEEIRRYYSNIVGKYSAMVQKALKKLTVAKVDIKMIAPTHGPVWRTNPGCIIEYYDQWSKGEAEEGVVIVYGSMYGNTQKMADSIARSLSEEGITNIRIYDASKTHVSHIISDIWRFKGVILGSCAYNTGLFPAMETVTHKIENSQLKNRYLGVFGTSSWSGGGVSNLDKFAERVKWEKLGESVEAKSSAKEEDLEKCGQIAALMAQKLIAERN, encoded by the coding sequence ATGATTAACACAATAAATGTAACAGAAAACATATATTTTATCGGAGTAAATGATAGAGAAACTCATTTGTTTGAAAATTTATGGCCGCTAGAACAAGGAGTATCCTACAATTCTTATTTAATCAATGATGAAAAAGTAGCGATTTTTGATACTGTAAAAGGTTCTAAACTTCATGATTTTTTAAATAATATCGAAAATATTATTGGTGATAAAAAAGTAGAATACTTAATTATTAATCATATGGAACCTGACCATTCTGGTGCCATTAAAGCAGTGAAGCAAAAATATCCAGAGATTACGATTGTGGGAAATAAAAAAACAATTGAAATTCTCGAAGACTTTTATGGAAAATTTGAGAAATATCTTATCATTGATGATGGAGATGTATTAGATTTAGGGCAACATAAGCTTAGATTTTATTTAACACCTATGGTTCATTGGCCGGAAACTATGATGACTTATGAAGAAACCGAAAAGATTCTTTTTTCAGCAGATGCTTTTGGCGGATTTGGGACTTTAGATGGTGGCATTTTTGATGATGAAATAAATTTAGACTTTTATGTAGAGGAAATTAGAAGATATTATTCTAATATCGTTGGTAAGTATAGTGCTATGGTACAAAAAGCATTGAAAAAGCTTACAGTAGCAAAGGTTGATATTAAAATGATAGCACCAACTCACGGACCTGTTTGGCGTACCAATCCAGGATGTATCATTGAATATTATGATCAATGGTCAAAGGGAGAAGCAGAAGAGGGTGTTGTTATTGTTTATGGTTCCATGTATGGCAATACACAAAAGATGGCTGATTCAATTGCTAGATCTCTATCAGAAGAAGGGATTACAAATATTAGAATATATGACGCTTCAAAAACACATGTATCTCATATTATTAGTGATATTTGGAGATTCAAAGGAGTTATCTTAGGTAGCTGTGCGTATAATACTGGATTATTTCCTGCAATGGAAACGGTAACTCATAAAATTGAGAATTCTCAATTGAAAAACAGATATTTAGGAGTTTTCGGAACATCGTCTTGGAGTGGTGGAGGTGTTAGCAACTTAGACAAATTTGCTGAAAGAGTCAAATGGGAAAAGCTTGGTGAATCTGTAGAAGCAAAATCATCTGCTAAGGAAGAAGATTTAGAAAAATGTGGTCAAATAGCAGCATTGATGGCTCAAAAGTTAATAGCTGAAAGAAATTAA
- the leuB gene encoding 3-isopropylmalate dehydrogenase — MNYNVAVIKGDGIGPDIVDQALLVLDKVGVKFNHNFNYTEVLAGGAALDEVGVPLPDETVRICKESDAIFLGAVGGPKWDVLPGNIRPEKALLGLRSALGLFANIRPAVMYKELADACPLKPEIMGKDGLDLVVIRELTGGIYFGERGVKTTEYGESAYDTMIYSEVEVKRIAKVAFEIARKRNKKVTSVDKANILDSSRLWRRVVEEVAKDYPDVELNHLYVDNCAMQLVVKPKQFDVILTENMFGDILSDEASMITGSIGMLPSASLGSSKQGMYEPIHGSAPDIAGQDKANPIATVISAAMMLRYSFDLEEEAVAIEAAVEKVLEAGYRTGDIYSEGKKLVGTKEMGQLICDAL; from the coding sequence ATGAATTATAATGTAGCAGTTATAAAGGGTGATGGAATTGGACCAGATATCGTAGATCAAGCATTATTGGTTTTAGATAAGGTAGGAGTAAAGTTTAATCATAACTTTAATTATACAGAAGTATTAGCTGGTGGAGCGGCTCTAGATGAAGTAGGTGTTCCACTGCCAGATGAAACTGTAAGGATATGTAAGGAAAGTGATGCCATTTTTTTAGGAGCCGTTGGAGGACCAAAATGGGATGTACTACCAGGAAATATTCGCCCAGAAAAGGCATTACTAGGCCTAAGAAGTGCATTAGGACTTTTTGCGAATATTAGACCAGCAGTGATGTATAAAGAATTGGCTGATGCTTGTCCTCTTAAACCAGAGATTATGGGTAAAGATGGACTTGACTTAGTGGTTATTAGAGAATTAACAGGTGGTATCTATTTTGGTGAAAGAGGCGTTAAAACAACTGAGTATGGTGAATCGGCATATGATACGATGATTTACTCAGAAGTTGAGGTTAAGAGAATAGCAAAGGTTGCCTTTGAAATTGCTAGAAAGCGTAATAAGAAAGTAACAAGTGTAGATAAAGCCAATATTTTAGATAGCTCCAGGCTTTGGAGAAGAGTAGTAGAAGAAGTAGCGAAAGATTATCCTGATGTTGAGTTAAACCATCTTTATGTTGACAACTGTGCAATGCAGTTGGTTGTTAAACCGAAGCAATTTGATGTAATTTTAACTGAAAATATGTTTGGAGATATTCTTTCTGATGAAGCAAGTATGATTACAGGTTCAATTGGTATGTTACCTTCCGCAAGCTTAGGAAGTTCAAAGCAAGGAATGTATGAACCAATTCATGGTTCTGCACCGGATATTGCAGGCCAAGATAAAGCAAATCCAATAGCGACAGTAATCTCTGCTGCTATGATGTTAAGATATTCCTTTGATCTAGAAGAGGAAGCAGTAGCAATCGAAGCTGCAGTTGAAAAAGTACTTGAAGCGGGATATAGAACGGGTGATATTTATAGCGAAGGTAAAAAGTTAGTTGGTACTAAGGAAATGGGACAATTAATTTGTGATGCTCTATAG
- the ilvD gene encoding dihydroxy-acid dehydratase has translation MRSDSVKSGVERAPHRSLFKAMGYTDEEIKRPLIGIVNAKSEIVPGHIHLDTVVEAVKTGVLISGGTPIVFPSIGVCDGIAMGHVGMHYSLVTRELVADSVEAMVMAHGFDALVMVPNCDKVVPGMLMAAARLNIPTIFVSGGPMLSITNELKELDLSDVFEAVGSFKAGKMTEEEVLDWENSACPTCGSCSGMFTANSMNCLSEAIGIALPGNGTIPAVFSERLRLAKQAGIKIMEMLERDIKPRDIMTKAAFMNALTVDMALGCSTNSMLHLPAIAYEAEVELNLSIANEISSRTPNLCKLRPAGPYHMQDLYFAGGVQAIMKELTKNDLLVTDIVTVTGKTIAENLESVVNKNTKVIRPLEDPYSTTGGIAVLKGNIAVDGCVVKKSAVTESMLKHTGPAKVFDSEDEAIKAIYDNKIVAGDVVIIRYEGPKGGPGMREMLSPTSAIAGMGLDKDVALITDGRFSGATHGAAIGHVSPEAAEGGNIGLIKDNDVISIDIIAGTISAAVSDEEFAKRREVYVMKEPKIKTGVLGRYAKLVTSASTGAVLKC, from the coding sequence TTGAGAAGTGATAGCGTAAAATCAGGAGTAGAAAGAGCACCTCATCGTTCCTTATTTAAGGCAATGGGTTATACAGATGAAGAAATTAAAAGACCACTTATTGGTATTGTAAATGCCAAAAGTGAAATAGTACCTGGACATATACACTTAGATACAGTTGTTGAGGCTGTAAAAACAGGAGTATTGATTTCTGGTGGCACACCAATCGTATTTCCATCAATTGGTGTATGTGATGGAATCGCAATGGGTCATGTTGGTATGCACTATTCCTTGGTTACAAGAGAACTTGTAGCAGATTCAGTAGAAGCTATGGTAATGGCACATGGCTTTGATGCATTGGTAATGGTACCAAACTGTGATAAGGTTGTTCCAGGAATGCTTATGGCTGCGGCTAGGTTAAATATTCCAACGATTTTTGTAAGTGGTGGACCTATGTTATCCATTACGAATGAACTTAAGGAATTAGATTTAAGCGACGTATTTGAGGCTGTAGGATCTTTTAAAGCTGGAAAAATGACAGAAGAAGAAGTGTTAGATTGGGAAAATTCTGCATGTCCTACTTGTGGTTCTTGTTCTGGAATGTTTACAGCAAATAGTATGAACTGCTTAAGTGAAGCAATTGGTATTGCTTTACCTGGTAATGGTACAATTCCTGCAGTGTTTTCTGAAAGGTTAAGATTGGCCAAACAAGCAGGGATTAAAATAATGGAAATGTTGGAACGCGATATCAAGCCAAGAGATATTATGACAAAAGCTGCTTTTATGAATGCACTTACTGTAGATATGGCACTGGGTTGTAGTACCAATAGTATGTTACATTTACCTGCAATCGCGTATGAAGCAGAAGTAGAATTAAATCTTTCTATTGCAAATGAAATCAGTTCTAGAACACCAAATCTTTGTAAACTAAGACCTGCGGGTCCTTATCATATGCAAGATTTATATTTTGCTGGTGGTGTACAAGCGATTATGAAAGAATTGACTAAAAATGATTTATTGGTTACAGATATTGTAACGGTAACGGGTAAGACAATTGCTGAAAACTTAGAAAGTGTAGTCAATAAAAACACTAAAGTGATTAGACCTTTAGAAGATCCCTATAGCACAACAGGTGGTATTGCAGTTCTAAAAGGAAATATTGCTGTCGATGGTTGTGTAGTTAAAAAATCTGCTGTAACCGAAAGTATGTTGAAACATACAGGTCCAGCTAAAGTATTTGATTCAGAAGATGAGGCAATTAAAGCTATTTATGATAATAAAATTGTAGCAGGTGATGTTGTTATTATTCGATATGAAGGTCCAAAAGGTGGACCGGGCATGAGAGAAATGCTTTCCCCAACGTCTGCCATTGCAGGAATGGGACTTGATAAAGATGTTGCGTTAATAACAGATGGAAGATTTAGTGGAGCTACACATGGTGCAGCAATTGGGCATGTTTCTCCAGAAGCAGCTGAAGGCGGAAACATTGGGCTTATTAAGGATAATGATGTAATTTCAATAGATATTATTGCGGGTACAATTTCTGCAGCTGTTTCAGATGAAGAATTTGCAAAACGTAGAGAAGTGTATGTGATGAAAGAACCAAAAATAAAAACTGGCGTGTTAGGAAGATATGCAAAACTGGTAACATCAGCAAGTACAGGTGCAGTTTTAAAGTGTTAA
- the ilvB gene encoding acetolactate synthase, large subunit, biosynthetic type, with the protein MELTGAQILMECLKEQSVDTVFGFPGGAVLNIYDELYKYGSKIKHILTSHEQGAAHAADGYARSTGKVGVCIATSGPGATNLVTGIATAYMDSIPMVAITGNVPVALLGKDSFQEVDIAGITMPITKHNYIVKDVANLAKVIREAFYVAKEGRPGPVLIDIPKDVTANKAEYSYQAPKEIVRRTEFISTEVLDEAKKLIEQCKKPFIFVGGGVVLSEAHVELTKFAEKIQAPVSCSLMGMGGISGEHELYTGMLGMHGSKASNLGVTKCDLLIVIGSRFSDRVIGNSSKFAMDAHVLHIDIDPAEVNKNVQTHHYIIGDIKEVLLKLNNCVANLKHDDWLEEIDELKRNYPLKYNKGLTGQYVIEKLCEITKGDAIISTEVGQHQMWTAQHYKFKKPQLFLTSGGLGTMGYGLGASIGAKIGNPDMPVINIAGDGSFRMNLNEILTAVRYNVPIVVLVINNNVLGMVRQWQSLFYEERYSYTSLNPDLDYVKLAEAFGAVGMNLTEFDKVEETLRTALGLGRPVIVNCVIDKDDKVYPMVAPGAGIDELIME; encoded by the coding sequence ATGGAATTAACAGGTGCGCAGATACTAATGGAGTGTCTTAAAGAACAAAGTGTTGATACGGTGTTTGGTTTTCCAGGAGGTGCTGTACTTAATATTTATGATGAATTATATAAATATGGCAGTAAGATCAAGCATATTCTTACTTCTCACGAACAAGGAGCGGCTCACGCCGCAGACGGGTACGCACGTTCAACAGGAAAGGTAGGAGTATGTATAGCTACTTCTGGACCAGGTGCAACTAATTTGGTAACAGGTATTGCAACTGCATATATGGATTCCATCCCGATGGTAGCCATTACTGGTAATGTACCAGTAGCACTTCTTGGAAAGGATAGCTTTCAAGAAGTAGACATTGCGGGGATTACAATGCCGATTACAAAACATAACTATATTGTTAAGGATGTAGCAAATCTAGCAAAGGTGATTCGTGAAGCGTTCTATGTTGCAAAAGAAGGACGACCAGGTCCAGTTTTAATTGATATTCCAAAAGACGTTACTGCAAATAAGGCGGAATATAGTTATCAAGCTCCAAAAGAAATAGTCAGAAGAACAGAATTTATTTCAACAGAGGTGCTTGACGAAGCTAAAAAATTGATTGAACAATGTAAGAAACCATTTATCTTTGTTGGTGGAGGTGTTGTTCTTTCAGAAGCACATGTTGAATTAACAAAGTTTGCTGAGAAGATTCAAGCGCCAGTATCTTGTAGCTTAATGGGTATGGGAGGCATTTCCGGAGAACATGAACTATATACAGGTATGCTTGGTATGCATGGGTCAAAAGCTTCTAATTTGGGAGTTACGAAATGTGATCTATTAATCGTCATCGGTTCCAGATTTAGTGATCGTGTTATTGGTAATTCATCAAAGTTTGCAATGGATGCTCATGTTTTACACATAGATATTGATCCTGCAGAAGTGAATAAGAATGTACAAACGCATCACTACATTATTGGCGATATCAAAGAGGTGCTTTTAAAACTGAATAATTGTGTTGCAAATCTTAAGCATGATGATTGGCTAGAAGAAATAGATGAATTGAAGCGAAATTATCCATTAAAGTATAATAAAGGCTTAACTGGACAATATGTTATTGAAAAGCTATGTGAAATCACAAAAGGTGATGCAATTATTTCTACAGAAGTAGGGCAACATCAAATGTGGACCGCGCAGCATTATAAATTTAAGAAGCCACAATTATTTTTAACATCAGGTGGTCTTGGAACAATGGGTTATGGACTAGGAGCATCAATTGGTGCAAAGATTGGAAATCCGGATATGCCAGTGATCAATATTGCTGGTGATGGAAGTTTTAGAATGAATTTAAATGAGATTTTAACTGCTGTAAGATATAATGTGCCAATTGTTGTTTTGGTCATTAATAACAATGTATTAGGTATGGTTAGACAATGGCAATCTTTATTTTATGAAGAGCGTTATTCTTATACTAGTTTAAATCCTGATTTGGATTATGTTAAGCTTGCAGAAGCTTTTGGAGCTGTAGGGATGAATTTAACAGAGTTCGATAAGGTGGAAGAGACTTTGAGAACTGCATTAGGGCTCGGAAGGCCGGTCATTGTGAATTGTGTGATTGATAAGGATGATAAGGTATATCCAATGGTTGCACCTGGGGCTGGGATTGATGAGTTGATTATGGAGTAG
- a CDS encoding 3-phosphoserine/phosphohydroxythreonine aminotransferase, producing the protein MERVYNFSAGPSMLPVEVLEQAAKEMVCYKDSGMSVMEMSHRSAVYEDIIHRAEASLREVMNIPSNYKVLFLQGGASSQFAMVPLNLMNGSKKADYLLTGEWAKKAIAEAKRYGEVNVIASSEDKVFSYIPEYNKADFTKDADYFHITSNNTIFGTRFTELPDVGDVPLVADMSSNILSEVIDVSKYGIIYAGAQKNMGPAGLTVVIIREDLIGKEMDITPTMFKYSTHSKNESMFNTPPTYAVYIAGLVFDWIKAQGGLSVVEKLNIEKANLLYNFLDASELFKGTVEKKDRSLMNICFVLPTGELDSKFIKEAEKLGFVNLKGHRSVGGMRASIYNAMPKEGVQKLVDFMKKFEAENK; encoded by the coding sequence ATGGAAAGAGTGTATAACTTTTCTGCAGGACCATCTATGTTACCTGTTGAAGTCTTAGAGCAAGCAGCGAAAGAAATGGTATGTTACAAGGATTCTGGTATGTCAGTTATGGAAATGAGCCATAGATCTGCTGTCTATGAAGACATTATACATAGAGCAGAAGCTTCTTTAAGAGAAGTCATGAACATCCCGAGCAATTATAAAGTGCTATTTTTGCAAGGTGGCGCCTCATCACAATTTGCTATGGTACCACTCAATTTAATGAATGGTTCAAAAAAAGCAGATTATCTTCTTACTGGAGAATGGGCAAAAAAAGCAATTGCAGAAGCAAAACGTTACGGAGAAGTAAATGTAATTGCATCTTCTGAAGACAAAGTGTTTTCTTATATTCCTGAATATAACAAAGCAGATTTTACGAAGGATGCAGATTATTTTCATATAACATCCAACAATACAATTTTTGGGACAAGATTCACTGAGTTACCTGATGTTGGGGATGTGCCATTGGTTGCAGATATGTCTTCTAACATTTTATCTGAAGTAATAGATGTGAGTAAATATGGTATTATTTATGCCGGAGCTCAAAAGAATATGGGACCTGCTGGACTTACAGTAGTTATCATAAGAGAAGATTTAATTGGCAAGGAAATGGATATTACACCAACAATGTTTAAATACAGTACACATTCAAAAAATGAATCTATGTTCAATACACCACCAACATATGCAGTTTACATTGCTGGTTTGGTATTTGATTGGATCAAGGCTCAAGGTGGTTTATCTGTAGTTGAAAAACTAAATATTGAGAAAGCGAATCTTTTATATAACTTCTTAGATGCAAGTGAATTATTTAAAGGAACTGTTGAGAAAAAGGATCGTTCACTTATGAACATTTGTTTCGTTTTACCTACTGGTGAATTAGATTCAAAATTCATTAAAGAAGCAGAAAAACTAGGCTTTGTTAATCTGAAAGGTCATAGATCTGTAGGTGGTATGAGAGCAAGTATATATAACGCTATGCCAAAAGAGGGCGTTCAAAAGCTTGTAGATTTTATGAAAAAATTTGAAGCCGAAAACAAATAG